One genomic window of Actinoplanes lobatus includes the following:
- a CDS encoding MFS transporter: MLISTNAVGARRRWAALAVLAAAVLLLSIDNTVLALAVPALTADLSPTAEQVLWIGDVYSLALAGLLVLMGNLADRFGRKRVLLLGSAGFGLVSLLAAFASSAEQLIAARLLLGVAGATLMPATLSLIRNIFPDDTERARAIAIWSTAFGAGSAIGPLVGGLLLEHLWWGSVFLINVPVMILILVAGWLLLPESRDPGPGRFDVLSAVLSMAAIVPLVYAIKHVAGHGPDTVTVGCVLAGVTAGVLFVRRQRRLEQPMLDVDLFRNPAFSGAVAANMIAIFALTGLLFFFSQYLQLAKGHSPMEAGLAELPATIASIVVVGVVGVSAARLGQGRAIALGLTLAAAGLALVAAAARGPYLWLGLALVAIGLGIGLAMTLTGDAIVSAAPPRKAGSVSAISEAAIELGVVLGIAVLGSLASLVYRSRVEIPAGLSASDAAEVRDSLGSALRVLGPDSPVADGAREAFIGGMQVTSVVAAVSTLAAAVLAWRLIPSHPSHAPDPSAPIPRT, translated from the coding sequence ATGCTCATCTCCACGAACGCGGTGGGCGCGCGGCGGCGGTGGGCGGCTCTGGCCGTTCTGGCGGCCGCCGTGCTGCTGCTGTCGATCGACAACACCGTCCTGGCCCTCGCGGTGCCCGCGCTCACCGCCGACCTCTCGCCCACCGCCGAGCAGGTTCTCTGGATCGGCGACGTCTACTCGCTGGCACTCGCCGGACTGCTCGTGCTGATGGGCAACCTGGCCGACCGGTTCGGCCGCAAGCGGGTGCTGCTGCTCGGCTCGGCCGGGTTCGGCCTCGTGTCGCTGCTGGCCGCGTTCGCCTCCAGCGCGGAACAGTTGATCGCGGCTCGGCTGCTGCTCGGCGTGGCCGGGGCGACGCTGATGCCGGCGACGCTGTCGCTGATCCGCAACATCTTCCCGGACGACACCGAGCGGGCCCGGGCCATCGCGATCTGGTCCACCGCGTTCGGCGCCGGCTCGGCGATCGGCCCGCTGGTCGGCGGGCTCCTGCTGGAGCACCTCTGGTGGGGCTCGGTGTTCCTGATCAACGTGCCGGTGATGATTCTGATCCTGGTCGCCGGGTGGCTGCTGTTGCCGGAGTCCCGCGACCCGGGGCCTGGCCGCTTCGACGTGCTCTCGGCGGTGCTGTCGATGGCCGCGATCGTCCCCCTCGTATACGCGATCAAGCACGTTGCCGGGCACGGCCCGGACACCGTCACCGTGGGCTGCGTGCTGGCCGGAGTCACCGCGGGTGTCCTGTTCGTCCGGCGGCAGCGGCGCCTCGAACAGCCGATGCTCGACGTCGACCTGTTCCGCAACCCGGCCTTCTCCGGTGCGGTCGCCGCCAACATGATCGCGATCTTCGCGTTGACCGGGCTGCTGTTCTTCTTCTCCCAGTACCTTCAGCTCGCCAAGGGGCACAGTCCGATGGAGGCCGGTCTCGCCGAGCTGCCGGCGACCATCGCGTCGATCGTCGTGGTCGGTGTCGTCGGCGTCTCCGCGGCACGGCTCGGACAGGGCCGGGCCATCGCACTCGGCCTGACGCTGGCCGCTGCCGGACTTGCCCTGGTCGCGGCGGCGGCCCGGGGACCGTACCTCTGGTTGGGTCTCGCTCTTGTCGCGATCGGCCTGGGCATCGGCCTGGCGATGACGCTGACCGGCGACGCGATCGTCTCGGCCGCGCCGCCGCGCAAGGCCGGATCGGTGTCCGCGATCAGCGAGGCCGCCATCGAACTCGGCGTCGTCCTGGGCATCGCGGTCCTGGGATCGCTCGCCTCGCTGGTCTACCGGTCCCGTGTGGAGATCCCCGCCGGCCTGTCCGCCTCCGATGCCGCGGAGGTCCGCGACTCGCTGGGCTCAGCGCTGCGCGTGCTCGGCCCGGATTCCCCGGTGGCCGACGGCGCCCGGGAGGCCTTCATCGGCGGCATGCAGGTCACCTCGGTGGTGGCCGCGGTGTCCACCCTGGCCGCCGCCGTCCTGGCCTGGCGCCTGATCCCGTCGCACCCATCCCACGCACCTGATCCGTCCGCACCCATCCCACGCACCTGA
- a CDS encoding TetR/AcrR family transcriptional regulator, producing MGRTAGRSPEETRRALLKAAAAAIGARGIHASLDEIARYAGVSKGGLIYHFASKDELIMELVRTELASFQAAMDGELDPADTAPGRLTRAYIRAVLIPEADDEVRASLALITQLMTLPAVAEVARADAERIDAALAADGLPESVLTLVVAAADGLSCTPLWGGAVNTPADRRLAERLLHLTRHPELWENLPWPEVTPGR from the coding sequence GTGGGACGAACCGCGGGCCGGTCACCGGAGGAGACCCGACGGGCGCTGCTGAAGGCGGCGGCCGCGGCGATCGGGGCGCGCGGCATCCACGCCTCCCTCGACGAGATCGCCCGCTATGCCGGGGTCTCGAAAGGCGGCCTGATCTACCACTTCGCCAGCAAGGACGAGCTGATCATGGAGCTGGTCCGCACCGAGCTGGCCAGCTTTCAGGCTGCCATGGATGGCGAGCTGGATCCGGCCGACACGGCTCCCGGGCGGCTCACCCGCGCCTACATCCGGGCCGTTCTGATTCCGGAGGCCGACGACGAGGTGCGCGCGTCGCTGGCCCTGATCACCCAGTTGATGACGTTGCCCGCGGTCGCCGAGGTGGCCCGCGCCGACGCCGAGCGCATCGACGCCGCGCTTGCCGCGGACGGCCTGCCCGAGAGTGTCCTCACCCTGGTCGTGGCCGCCGCTGACGGCCTGAGCTGCACCCCGCTGTGGGGCGGTGCGGTGAACACTCCGGCCGACCGGCGGCTCGCCGAGCGGCTGTTGCACCTCACCCGTCATCCGGAGCTGTGGGAGAACCTGCCCTGGCCTGAGGTCACACCGGGCCGGTGA